From the Halorhabdus utahensis DSM 12940 genome, one window contains:
- a CDS encoding outer membrane lipoprotein-sorting protein gives MPAPSFARFRSTLLLSAVILVVLSGCAALDDQQTDLPAAGEVEETLTDLEAVNATVVSTLDGTRISTQQTVFEVGTQRRRSTTQTGERGSLVVANDSVTWRYDRAANTVRVTHRIDGEQQSNTSISSSMGSIFGRVNTASDGTEREAALDPLILPAAGGGDPQPFAGQIESFANASLNYHGTGTVAGREAYVVEAVPEADVNTANITLWIDQEWYYPLQWNSTIVVDEERRTVTTVYRNVTFNPAVSAGMFTFDPPANATIVERRVVSQTFETRAELVARSEMTIPDPDVPEPLTFDSARYFDDNGTVRTSLQYTNGSATLRVTKSEPRGDSAALPGDDRVEINGHEAAIQSFDSGISLVWSCEGHRYTVFGDVSVETVRAVGESIDCG, from the coding sequence ATGCCCGCACCCTCGTTCGCCCGGTTTCGATCAACACTCCTGCTTTCTGCGGTGATTCTGGTGGTCCTGTCGGGTTGTGCAGCGCTGGATGATCAACAGACGGATCTTCCGGCCGCGGGGGAGGTCGAGGAGACACTGACTGATCTCGAGGCAGTGAACGCGACAGTCGTATCCACCCTCGATGGGACACGGATATCGACACAGCAGACGGTGTTCGAAGTCGGAACACAGCGGAGGCGATCAACGACACAAACCGGCGAGAGGGGGTCGCTGGTCGTGGCAAACGACTCCGTGACGTGGCGATACGATCGAGCCGCGAACACCGTCCGGGTGACTCATCGGATCGACGGGGAGCAGCAGTCAAACACCAGCATTTCGAGTTCGATGGGATCGATCTTCGGGAGAGTGAACACAGCATCGGACGGAACCGAGCGGGAAGCGGCCCTCGATCCGCTCATCTTGCCCGCTGCCGGAGGTGGCGACCCACAGCCGTTCGCTGGACAGATCGAGAGTTTCGCGAACGCTTCGCTGAACTACCACGGGACCGGGACGGTCGCCGGGCGCGAGGCGTACGTCGTGGAAGCCGTCCCAGAAGCGGACGTCAACACTGCCAATATTACGCTGTGGATCGACCAGGAGTGGTACTATCCGCTCCAGTGGAACTCGACGATTGTCGTCGATGAGGAGCGACGAACAGTGACGACGGTCTACCGGAACGTCACGTTCAATCCCGCGGTCTCGGCCGGCATGTTCACGTTCGACCCGCCGGCGAACGCGACGATCGTCGAACGGAGGGTCGTGAGCCAGACCTTCGAGACCAGGGCCGAACTGGTCGCCAGGAGCGAGATGACGATCCCCGATCCGGACGTGCCCGAACCCCTGACGTTCGATTCCGCGCGATATTTCGACGACAACGGGACGGTCCGCACGTCACTCCAGTACACGAACGGATCGGCGACGCTGCGGGTGACGAAGTCCGAACCGAGAGGCGACAGTGCTGCACTCCCCGGGGACGATCGCGTCGAGATCAACGGTCACGAAGCCGCCATCCAGTCGTTCGACAGCGGGATATCACTCGTTTGGTCTTGCGAGGGGCACCGCTACACGGTCTTCGGCGACGTGTCGGTGGAGACCGTTCGTGCCGTCGGCGAATCGATCGACTGCGGTTGA
- a CDS encoding heavy-metal-associated domain-containing protein — translation MTQTITVEGMSCAHCEETVEEALESVGGVTDATADRETESATVEGTAEADALVSAVEDAGYDAAP, via the coding sequence ATGACACAGACAATCACTGTCGAAGGGATGTCGTGTGCGCACTGTGAGGAAACCGTCGAGGAAGCACTCGAAAGCGTCGGGGGCGTGACCGACGCCACCGCTGACCGGGAAACCGAGTCGGCAACGGTCGAGGGCACGGCGGAGGCGGACGCACTCGTCAGTGCGGTCGAGGACGCAGGGTACGACGCTGCCCCCTGA
- a CDS encoding AsnC family transcriptional regulator — MHELDETDLEILSLLAEDGRRPFSDIGEAVGLSGPAVSDRVTRLQEAGVIKRFTIDVDRTQLRAGVPVLVQVELSAGSVETVRERVRDADGVEHVFVTAEGDVWFYARAEAQNVRSWVAGLLADVDVEGYAVTLIDDVEWTPSIEGLEFALTCAECGNTVDSEGETARIDGDVYHFCCPSCLDRFETRYRRLEEGA, encoded by the coding sequence ATGCACGAGTTGGACGAGACCGATCTCGAGATTCTCTCGCTATTGGCCGAGGATGGACGGCGGCCGTTCAGTGACATCGGCGAGGCAGTCGGACTGTCGGGACCGGCCGTTTCCGATCGGGTCACGCGACTCCAGGAGGCCGGAGTCATCAAGCGGTTCACGATCGATGTCGATCGGACGCAACTTCGTGCTGGCGTCCCCGTATTGGTGCAGGTCGAACTCTCTGCAGGTTCCGTCGAGACGGTTCGGGAACGCGTCCGTGATGCGGATGGGGTCGAACACGTCTTCGTCACTGCGGAGGGTGACGTCTGGTTTTACGCGCGTGCCGAGGCCCAGAACGTCCGGTCGTGGGTCGCTGGATTGCTTGCGGACGTCGACGTCGAGGGCTACGCCGTCACCCTGATCGACGACGTCGAGTGGACACCGTCGATCGAGGGGTTGGAGTTCGCACTCACCTGTGCGGAGTGTGGGAACACGGTCGACAGCGAGGGAGAGACGGCCAGGATCGACGGCGACGTCTATCACTTCTGTTGTCCGTCCTGTCTGGATCGCTTCGAGACCCGGTACCGGCGACTCGAAGAGGGGGCGTGA
- a CDS encoding heavy metal translocating P-type ATPase, with protein MATRTIHLDITGMSCANCSGTIQDTLESLDGVIEASANFATDEGSVEYDPEVVTLGEIYEAVENAGYGAVSETVTVAISDMSCANCAEANATALEDTPGVIGAEVNYATDEAQVTYNPAEASRADLYDAIEAAGYSPVREDDDDAGDAGADARDAARDEEIRKQLRLTLFGALLSAPMLVFMADKLVLGGGIVAGVESLVGIRLGWVEFALATPVQALLGWPFYKNSYNALVNNRRANMDVLIALGSSTAYLYSVAVLSGLIAGEVYFDTAALILVFITLGNYLEARSKGQAGEALRKLLEMEAETATLIGPDGTEREVPLEDVQTGDLMKVRPGEQIPTDGVVVDGQSAVDESMVTGESVPVEKREGDEVVGSTINENGLLTVKATKVGADTALQQIVQTVKEAQSRQPEIQNLADRISAYFVPAVIANAVFWGVVWFAFPEVLAGFVDALPLWGLVAGGPEIVGGAVSIFEFAVIVFASAVLIACPCALGLATPAATMVGTTIGAQHGVLFKGGDILERARDVDTVVFDKTGTLTEGEMELTDVVALDGEETAADGGAVAERQRHTEDDVLRLAAAAESGSEHPLARAIVDGAEERGLEIPEPDDFENVPGHGIRATIDGSEVLVGNRKLLEDEGIDPAPAEETMERLEREGKTAMLVAIDGELAGVVADADTVKEGAKEAVAALRERGVEVMMITGDNERTARAVAEQVGIDPDNVRAEVLPEDKSDAVEQIQSDGRKAMMVGDGVNDAPALAVAHVGTAIGSGTDVAIEAADVTLMRSDPQDVVKAIRISDATLQKIKQNLLWALGYNTAMIPLASLGLLQPVLAAAAMAFSSVSVLTNSLLFRRYTPEEDYRIFGRLR; from the coding sequence ATGGCTACACGAACAATCCATCTCGATATTACGGGGATGTCCTGTGCGAACTGCTCGGGGACGATCCAGGACACCCTCGAATCCCTCGACGGTGTGATAGAAGCAAGCGCCAACTTCGCCACCGACGAGGGGTCAGTCGAGTACGATCCGGAGGTGGTAACGCTCGGTGAGATCTACGAGGCGGTCGAGAATGCTGGCTACGGCGCAGTATCCGAGACTGTCACCGTCGCGATCTCGGACATGTCGTGTGCGAACTGCGCGGAGGCCAACGCGACCGCCCTCGAAGACACGCCGGGCGTGATCGGGGCGGAGGTGAACTACGCGACCGACGAGGCCCAGGTCACCTACAACCCTGCCGAGGCCTCGCGAGCGGATCTCTACGATGCCATCGAGGCCGCTGGCTACTCGCCGGTCCGTGAGGACGACGACGACGCCGGGGACGCCGGGGCGGACGCGCGCGACGCGGCACGGGACGAGGAGATCCGCAAGCAACTTCGACTGACACTGTTCGGCGCGCTACTCTCGGCCCCGATGCTCGTGTTCATGGCGGACAAACTCGTCCTCGGCGGCGGGATCGTCGCCGGTGTCGAGTCGCTCGTCGGCATCAGGCTGGGCTGGGTCGAGTTCGCGCTCGCGACGCCCGTCCAGGCGCTGCTCGGGTGGCCGTTCTACAAGAACTCGTACAACGCGTTGGTGAACAACCGGCGGGCCAACATGGACGTCCTGATCGCGCTGGGATCCTCGACGGCGTATCTCTACTCCGTCGCAGTCCTCTCCGGACTGATCGCGGGCGAGGTTTACTTCGACACCGCCGCGCTGATCTTGGTGTTCATCACGCTTGGCAACTACCTCGAAGCCCGTTCGAAGGGCCAGGCCGGCGAGGCACTCCGCAAGCTCCTGGAGATGGAGGCCGAGACGGCGACGCTGATCGGTCCGGACGGGACCGAACGGGAAGTCCCGTTGGAGGACGTCCAGACCGGCGATCTGATGAAGGTTCGGCCGGGCGAGCAGATCCCGACCGACGGGGTGGTCGTGGATGGCCAGTCGGCCGTCGACGAGTCGATGGTGACCGGGGAGTCGGTCCCCGTCGAGAAGCGCGAGGGCGACGAGGTGGTCGGGTCGACGATCAACGAGAATGGATTGCTGACGGTGAAGGCGACGAAGGTGGGCGCTGACACCGCCCTCCAGCAGATCGTCCAGACGGTCAAGGAGGCCCAGTCCCGCCAGCCCGAGATTCAGAACCTCGCCGACCGGATCTCGGCGTACTTCGTCCCCGCGGTCATCGCGAATGCCGTCTTCTGGGGCGTCGTCTGGTTCGCCTTTCCCGAAGTGCTGGCCGGGTTCGTCGACGCGCTGCCGCTGTGGGGGCTGGTCGCCGGCGGCCCCGAGATTGTCGGTGGGGCCGTCTCGATCTTCGAGTTCGCCGTGATCGTCTTCGCCTCGGCGGTGTTGATCGCCTGTCCCTGCGCACTCGGGCTGGCGACGCCCGCGGCGACGATGGTCGGGACGACGATCGGCGCCCAGCACGGCGTCCTGTTCAAGGGTGGCGACATCCTCGAACGCGCGCGAGACGTCGACACCGTCGTCTTCGACAAGACGGGCACGCTCACGGAGGGCGAGATGGAACTGACCGACGTGGTCGCCCTCGACGGGGAAGAGACAGCGGCCGATGGCGGTGCTGTGGCCGAACGGCAGCGCCATACCGAGGACGACGTCCTCAGACTCGCGGCGGCGGCCGAGAGCGGCAGCGAACACCCGCTCGCCCGTGCCATCGTCGACGGCGCCGAGGAGCGAGGGCTGGAGATTCCCGAACCCGATGACTTCGAGAACGTCCCGGGCCACGGGATCCGCGCCACGATCGACGGTAGCGAAGTTCTGGTTGGGAACCGAAAACTCCTCGAAGACGAAGGAATCGACCCCGCACCCGCCGAGGAGACGATGGAGCGCCTCGAACGGGAGGGGAAAACCGCGATGCTCGTGGCGATCGACGGCGAACTCGCGGGTGTCGTCGCCGACGCCGATACGGTGAAGGAGGGTGCGAAGGAGGCCGTCGCTGCCCTGCGCGAGCGCGGTGTCGAGGTCATGATGATCACCGGTGACAACGAGCGGACGGCTCGCGCCGTCGCCGAGCAGGTCGGGATCGACCCCGACAACGTCCGCGCGGAGGTCCTCCCCGAGGACAAGTCCGATGCCGTCGAGCAAATTCAGAGTGACGGGCGCAAAGCGATGATGGTCGGTGACGGGGTCAACGACGCGCCGGCCCTCGCCGTGGCCCACGTCGGGACGGCTATCGGATCGGGGACGGACGTCGCCATCGAAGCCGCGGACGTGACGCTGATGCGCTCTGATCCACAGGACGTGGTGAAGGCGATCCGGATCTCCGACGCGACGCTGCAGAAGATCAAACAGAACCTGCTGTGGGCGCTGGGATACAACACGGCGATGATCCCGCTGGCCTCGCTCGGGCTGCTCCAGCCCGTGCTGGCCGCCGCGGCGATGGCCTTCTCCAGCGTCTCCGTGCTGACCAACAGTCTGTTGTTCAGGCGGTACACGCCCGAGGAGGACTACCGGATCTTCGGTCGGCTCCGGTGA
- a CDS encoding precorrin-2 dehydrogenase/sirohydrochlorin ferrochelatase family protein, which translates to MIPLLHDFSDCRVLVFGGGPVGARKARRFDHEAEVVVVAPEFADADFGEATLERASPDPTEVSEWLDRIEPALVVAATDDAAVNAAVERAAGDRGVLVNRADHSGERSPGAVVLPAIARDDPVVVGISTQGGAPAVSGVLREEIEREIDGAGALAGFVGDLRERFADLGVDGPHRRDALRAIARSDRIRALVADGQTDQAREVAETVLTEVRNSSE; encoded by the coding sequence ATGATTCCCCTTCTCCACGACTTCAGCGATTGCCGCGTGCTCGTCTTCGGCGGTGGGCCCGTCGGCGCACGGAAGGCCCGCCGGTTCGACCACGAAGCCGAGGTCGTCGTCGTGGCTCCCGAGTTCGCGGACGCCGACTTTGGCGAGGCGACACTTGAGCGTGCCAGTCCCGATCCGACGGAGGTGTCGGAGTGGCTCGACCGGATCGAACCGGCGCTCGTCGTCGCAGCCACCGACGATGCGGCCGTCAACGCAGCCGTCGAGCGTGCTGCCGGAGATCGAGGGGTACTGGTCAACCGCGCGGATCACTCCGGGGAGCGATCACCGGGAGCGGTGGTGTTGCCGGCGATCGCCCGCGACGACCCGGTCGTCGTTGGCATCTCGACCCAAGGGGGAGCCCCGGCGGTGAGTGGCGTCCTCCGCGAGGAGATCGAACGGGAGATCGACGGCGCTGGCGCGCTTGCGGGATTCGTCGGCGATCTGCGCGAGCGATTCGCCGACCTGGGCGTCGACGGCCCGCACCGACGCGACGCACTCAGAGCTATCGCGCGGTCGGATCGGATCCGTGCGCTCGTCGCCGACGGACAGACCGACCAGGCGCGCGAGGTCGCCGAGACGGTTCTCACGGAAGTCCGAAACAGCAGTGAATGA
- a CDS encoding nitrite/sulfite reductase produces the protein MPSKVERWKDETYGMEIRDHLERFAEEGFDAIPEDERDAWFERFKWWGLYHQRKGQESYFMMRIGTPMGRMTPAQLRTVGEVAREYATGPVDNPEFGDAYADFTTRQSIQLHWIKIEDIPDIFDELESAGLSTIQACGDSWRNIVGSPVAGRDADELVDVWPIVEELHDRFKGNDLYTNLPRKWKVAVTGDRRGAGQGDINDLAFEPAVKEIDGEDIAGFNVNVGGGLARKEPRLARSIDVFCRPENAAEAAAGLSGLFRDYGDREDRFNARMKFLVDEWGTEKIRSVLQEEYVEYDLPTAGQGLREEYDYNAGRSDAPGDYVGVHDQADGQHFVGLSVLVGRMAAEDVIELADLAEEYDSEMIGLTQRQNVIVGDIAESDLDDFLAESVLENYSPDPHPFMRGSIACTGTEYCSLSIVETKNRMVRYARWLKDNVPVPEGVSDFHIHLSGCTASCAQPQIADISLRGMKTRKDGEAVEAFDVGLGGGLGENPQFADWVEMRVPADEVPGYIANLLEVYEANREGQESFREFVTDREEDELSGLAEPEETSYEDPYLGNTKMTWYPYADEEEMSASPAPTNASGEPIPTDD, from the coding sequence ATGCCCTCGAAGGTCGAGCGATGGAAGGACGAGACTTACGGGATGGAGATACGCGACCACCTCGAACGATTTGCCGAAGAGGGGTTCGACGCCATCCCGGAGGACGAACGCGACGCGTGGTTCGAGCGGTTCAAATGGTGGGGACTGTACCACCAGCGGAAGGGCCAGGAGAGTTACTTCATGATGCGCATCGGGACGCCGATGGGCCGGATGACGCCCGCACAGCTCCGGACCGTCGGCGAGGTGGCCCGCGAGTACGCCACCGGCCCCGTCGACAACCCCGAGTTCGGCGACGCCTACGCCGACTTCACGACGCGCCAATCGATCCAGCTCCACTGGATCAAGATCGAAGATATCCCTGACATCTTTGACGAACTGGAGTCTGCGGGTCTCTCGACCATCCAGGCCTGCGGTGACTCCTGGCGCAACATCGTCGGCTCGCCGGTCGCTGGCCGGGATGCCGACGAACTCGTCGATGTTTGGCCCATCGTCGAAGAGCTCCACGACCGTTTCAAGGGCAACGATCTTTACACGAATCTTCCCCGCAAGTGGAAGGTCGCCGTCACCGGCGACCGTCGCGGTGCCGGCCAGGGCGATATCAACGACCTCGCCTTCGAACCGGCGGTCAAGGAGATAGACGGCGAGGACATCGCCGGCTTCAACGTCAACGTCGGCGGCGGCTTGGCTCGCAAGGAGCCCCGGCTGGCCCGCAGCATCGACGTCTTCTGCCGACCCGAGAACGCTGCCGAGGCCGCCGCCGGCCTCTCCGGACTCTTCCGGGACTACGGCGACCGTGAGGACCGGTTCAACGCCCGGATGAAGTTCCTCGTCGACGAATGGGGAACCGAGAAGATCCGGTCGGTGCTCCAGGAGGAGTACGTCGAGTACGACCTCCCGACGGCGGGCCAGGGCCTCCGGGAGGAGTACGACTACAACGCCGGGCGGTCGGACGCGCCGGGCGACTACGTCGGTGTCCACGACCAGGCCGACGGCCAGCATTTCGTCGGGCTCTCGGTGCTCGTCGGGCGGATGGCCGCAGAGGACGTGATCGAACTCGCGGACTTGGCCGAGGAGTACGACTCCGAGATGATCGGCTTGACTCAACGTCAGAACGTCATCGTCGGTGACATCGCCGAGTCGGACCTGGACGACTTCCTCGCGGAGTCGGTCCTCGAGAACTACTCGCCCGACCCCCATCCCTTCATGCGTGGCTCGATCGCGTGTACGGGGACCGAGTACTGCTCGCTGTCGATCGTCGAGACGAAAAACCGGATGGTCCGGTACGCCCGCTGGCTCAAGGACAACGTCCCGGTGCCCGAGGGCGTTTCGGACTTCCACATCCACCTCTCTGGGTGTACGGCCTCGTGTGCCCAGCCCCAGATCGCCGACATCAGCCTCCGCGGGATGAAGACCCGCAAGGACGGCGAGGCGGTCGAGGCCTTCGACGTCGGGCTGGGCGGTGGCCTCGGCGAGAACCCACAGTTCGCCGACTGGGTGGAGATGCGCGTCCCCGCTGACGAGGTCCCGGGCTATATCGCCAACCTGCTCGAGGTTTACGAGGCCAACCGTGAGGGTCAGGAGTCCTTCCGGGAGTTCGTCACCGACCGCGAGGAGGACGAACTCTCGGGGCTCGCCGAGCCCGAAGAGACGAGTTACGAGGACCCGTACCTCGGCAACACGAAGATGACGTGGTATCCCTACGCCGACGAGGAGGAGATGAGCGCCTCGCCAGCACCGACGAACGCCAGCGGCGAACCCATTCCCACGGACGATTGA
- a CDS encoding DUF6360 family protein: protein MADRVLKVNAFTTFDLLEGSVEGHGFAEEAFATLNVRTARENPESVSLELELDNVELESVPPHADRVTLSAAEARELAAELEAAAKRIESEDDS, encoded by the coding sequence ATGGCTGATCGCGTGCTGAAGGTCAACGCCTTCACGACGTTCGACCTCCTCGAAGGGAGCGTGGAGGGACACGGCTTCGCGGAGGAGGCCTTCGCCACGCTCAACGTGCGGACCGCCCGGGAGAATCCCGAATCGGTCTCGCTCGAACTCGAACTCGACAACGTCGAACTGGAATCGGTTCCACCCCACGCTGACCGCGTGACCCTCTCGGCTGCGGAAGCCCGAGAGCTCGCAGCCGAACTCGAGGCAGCGGCGAAACGCATCGAGAGCGAGGACGACTCATGA
- a CDS encoding DR2241 family protein has translation MRPDAAEAFLSWLDTAPAENGSHSREWGDLLVTVEKDTYELRHRDDHGAAQATLTEQDAETFRWFVRTDDDGRFRPFAGERSLPTGWVLPGLNARELLRAVAAVYPAGIEMWADEPAPVSFRDVAARQTGMYAGVSDLSNTELDNLTTAVCGNCAKRREWEDGDGDLSADTAERAAVATQTTTSDLPCREPCSFVVAAAREILATDSIDEQRPDQPDADVPPGDLTQPANRYRVRYRQARGVTQISD, from the coding sequence GTGCGGCCGGACGCGGCCGAGGCGTTCCTGTCGTGGCTCGACACTGCACCCGCCGAGAACGGTTCTCACTCCCGGGAGTGGGGTGACCTCCTCGTGACCGTCGAGAAAGACACCTACGAACTCCGCCATCGCGACGATCATGGTGCCGCTCAGGCGACGCTCACCGAGCAGGACGCCGAGACGTTCCGGTGGTTCGTCCGCACCGACGACGATGGCCGCTTCCGGCCGTTCGCCGGCGAGCGTTCGCTCCCGACGGGGTGGGTACTCCCGGGCCTGAACGCGCGGGAACTCCTGCGGGCCGTCGCTGCGGTGTACCCGGCCGGCATCGAGATGTGGGCCGACGAACCTGCTCCAGTGTCGTTCCGGGACGTCGCTGCGCGCCAGACTGGGATGTACGCCGGCGTCTCGGACCTTTCAAATACGGAACTCGACAACCTTACCACAGCTGTGTGTGGGAACTGCGCCAAGCGACGGGAGTGGGAGGACGGTGACGGCGATCTATCAGCCGACACTGCAGAGCGTGCGGCCGTCGCTACCCAGACCACGACGAGCGACCTTCCCTGCCGGGAGCCGTGTTCGTTCGTCGTCGCCGCGGCTCGGGAGATACTCGCGACCGACAGCATCGACGAACAGCGACCTGACCAACCCGACGCTGACGTGCCGCCGGGCGACCTGACGCAGCCGGCGAACCGCTACCGGGTGCGGTACCGGCAGGCACGTGGCGTCACCCAGATTTCAGACTGA
- the cobA gene encoding uroporphyrinogen-III C-methyltransferase — MSMDTNGTVYLVGAGPGDPELMTVKARRLLDEADVVLHDSLVGSGVIESIPDAARVENVGKRADGQRTPQAAINERLVCEASAGRDVVRLKGGDPTLFARGGEEAEHLAAHGVAFEVVPGVTSAIAGPGVAGIPATHRDHASALVVVTGHEDPTKPNSSLDWDALSRIVAAGGTLVILMGVGRLPDNVAALRAGAVDAETPVAMVERATLEDERVVTGTVETIEERAEAAGIEPPAVTVVGDVVDVREAVAHCLGEADAVAEAPLAGTTDGLAEVNRQ, encoded by the coding sequence ATGAGCATGGATACGAACGGAACCGTCTACCTCGTCGGTGCTGGCCCGGGCGATCCCGAACTCATGACGGTCAAAGCCCGCCGCCTGCTTGACGAGGCCGACGTCGTCCTCCACGATTCGCTCGTGGGGAGCGGCGTCATCGAATCGATACCCGACGCAGCCCGCGTCGAGAACGTCGGTAAGCGCGCCGACGGGCAGCGCACGCCCCAGGCGGCGATCAACGAACGCCTCGTCTGTGAGGCCTCGGCCGGCCGTGACGTGGTTCGACTGAAGGGCGGCGATCCGACGCTGTTCGCCCGCGGCGGCGAGGAGGCCGAACACCTCGCGGCCCACGGCGTTGCCTTCGAGGTCGTCCCTGGCGTCACGAGTGCCATCGCCGGGCCGGGCGTTGCCGGCATCCCGGCGACCCACCGTGATCACGCCTCGGCGCTCGTTGTCGTCACCGGTCACGAGGACCCGACCAAGCCGAACTCGTCCCTCGACTGGGACGCACTCTCGCGGATCGTCGCCGCCGGCGGCACCCTGGTGATCCTGATGGGCGTCGGTCGACTCCCCGACAACGTGGCTGCGCTCCGCGCGGGAGCCGTCGACGCCGAGACGCCCGTGGCGATGGTCGAGCGGGCGACCCTGGAAGACGAGCGAGTCGTTACGGGCACGGTCGAGACGATCGAAGAGCGTGCAGAGGCCGCGGGGATCGAACCGCCTGCCGTGACCGTCGTCGGCGACGTCGTCGACGTCCGCGAGGCGGTCGCACATTGCCTGGGGGAAGCCGATGCGGTGGCCGAGGCCCCTTTGGCCGGCACGACCGACGGACTCGCGGAGGTGAACCGGCAATGA
- a CDS encoding anthranilate phosphoribosyltransferase — protein sequence MSDYGEWPLKRLMTEVVGSGTKSAEDMTREQATEAMERILDDEPDPTTLGAFWLANRWKHNTGEELAAYVDAMADRVETGVPDVDPVDCGANYDGKERTAILGVAAGVVAAAAGTPVVVHSGDRVPTQKNDAYKHVLDELGVRTVLRPAKSAAMVEETGFGFYYQPAFNPAVDDLFDRRDQMGVRTFINTVETLANPAGASVHLGSFYHLSFAKKVVETFERSEAHYLDRVIMFQGMEGYDDIRPGYTKFAEWTEAEGLASDEIETGAYGMDFETDDLSVEDVAGDSARLTREVLTGDRTDLWHDAVALNAAVRIYAGGNVDTLDAGLDAARTAIDNGSAAAVLENLRGF from the coding sequence ATGAGTGACTACGGCGAGTGGCCCCTGAAGCGGCTGATGACCGAAGTGGTCGGCTCCGGGACGAAGTCCGCCGAGGACATGACCCGCGAGCAGGCAACCGAGGCGATGGAACGGATTCTCGACGACGAACCCGATCCGACGACGCTGGGTGCGTTCTGGCTCGCCAACCGCTGGAAGCACAACACGGGCGAGGAACTCGCTGCCTACGTCGACGCGATGGCTGATCGCGTCGAGACGGGGGTCCCCGACGTCGATCCGGTCGACTGCGGCGCGAACTACGACGGGAAGGAGCGGACGGCGATTTTAGGTGTCGCTGCGGGCGTCGTCGCTGCCGCCGCTGGGACGCCCGTCGTCGTCCACTCGGGCGACCGCGTCCCCACCCAGAAGAATGATGCGTACAAGCACGTTCTCGACGAACTCGGCGTCCGGACGGTACTACGGCCCGCCAAATCCGCCGCGATGGTCGAGGAGACTGGTTTCGGGTTCTACTACCAGCCGGCGTTCAATCCGGCGGTCGACGATCTGTTCGATCGGCGGGATCAGATGGGGGTTCGGACGTTCATCAACACCGTCGAGACGCTCGCCAACCCGGCCGGTGCGAGCGTTCACCTGGGCTCGTTCTATCACCTCTCGTTTGCGAAGAAGGTCGTCGAGACCTTCGAGCGCAGCGAAGCCCACTACCTCGACCGCGTCATCATGTTCCAGGGGATGGAGGGCTACGACGACATCCGACCGGGCTACACGAAGTTCGCCGAGTGGACCGAGGCCGAGGGCCTCGCAAGCGACGAGATCGAAACGGGTGCCTACGGCATGGACTTCGAGACCGACGACCTCTCTGTCGAGGACGTGGCTGGAGACAGCGCACGCCTCACCCGCGAGGTCCTCACCGGCGACCGGACGGATCTCTGGCACGACGCCGTCGCGCTCAACGCCGCGGTCCGGATTTACGCCGGCGGCAACGTCGACACGCTCGATGCGGGGCTCGATGCTGCCCGCACAGCCATCGACAACGGCTCGGCCGCGGCCGTCCTTGAAAATCTGCGGGGGTTCTGA
- a CDS encoding ferredoxin, whose protein sequence is MSEDDDEDIVQPSDVGGDDGPPVEAKPYKIIFEANRCFGAGKCAAESPDWELDLETGLAKPSTYYFGEDDLDHHVRAAESCPAKKGRGVIHVIDRRTDEEIAPDPHGDGRLSVDW, encoded by the coding sequence ATGAGTGAGGACGACGATGAAGACATCGTCCAGCCAAGCGACGTCGGCGGGGATGACGGACCGCCGGTCGAGGCCAAGCCGTACAAGATAATCTTCGAGGCCAACCGGTGTTTCGGTGCCGGGAAGTGTGCCGCTGAATCACCGGACTGGGAGCTGGATCTCGAAACCGGCCTGGCCAAACCCAGCACCTACTATTTCGGGGAGGACGACCTCGATCATCACGTCCGGGCCGCCGAGAGTTGCCCGGCGAAGAAGGGCCGCGGCGTGATCCACGTCATCGATCGCCGGACGGACGAGGAGATCGCGCCCGATCCACACGGCGACGGCCGACTCAGCGTCGACTGGTAA